From Maniola hyperantus chromosome 28, iAphHyp1.2, whole genome shotgun sequence, one genomic window encodes:
- the LOC138404399 gene encoding uncharacterized protein, which produces MKSATILLMAMTMSSLFLESSTAPNPPPGPGLDDTVKIDESIKQEIYKAIESSDNALARAKQIIARAQLKPGNKDNLTEISAWLDNLEGISNQLHEEIKDAITTGSVKSIKKIIPEISNAIEQVNAAFIEYTKVLKGKIKAGFKKEIETIEANAAYVRDLLKNVIA; this is translated from the exons ATGAAGAGTGCTACCATATTACTGATGGCTATG ACTATGTCCAGCCTATTCCTGGAATCTTCCACGGCTCCTAATCCACCACCAGGTCCAGGCTTAGATGACACGGTCAAAATAGATGAATCCATAAAACAAGAAATCTACAAAGCCATTGAATCTAGTGACAACGCTTTAGCGCGAGCTAAACAAATTATAGCAAGAGCCCAGCTTAAACCTGGTAATAAAGATAATCTAACCGAAATTAGTGCTTGGTTGGACAATTTAGAAGGTATTTCCAACCAACTACACGAAGAAATCAAAGATGCGATCACAACAGGCTCTGTTAAAAGTATCAAGAAAATTATACCAGAAATATCTAATGCTATTGAGCAAGTTAACGCCGCTTTTATTGAATATACTAAAGTACTTAAAGGCAAAATTAAGGCTGGTTTTAAGAAGGAAATAGAAACTATTGAGGCTAACGCTGCTTATGTTAGAGATTTACTGAAGAATGTTATTGCTTAA
- the LOC138404373 gene encoding uncharacterized protein: protein MKSATVFLVALTVFTTLFLESSTAAVDSTSQDTIIVNDSVKKSLDDLLTVNAGLIASAKEDADNALLTAEGDDKEVFGSVSDWLYNKGQVIIELHNEMDDALSGGSLKVLVQVSDAITDAIAVKKTEWAALIETVSNGELKTDLNGKVITNFGNADLVDVALKGVICQSQ, encoded by the coding sequence ACGGTGTTCACCACCCTATTCCTGGAATCTTCAACTGCAGCTGTGGATTCTACTAGTCAAGACACCATTATAGTTAATGACTCCGTAAAAAAATCCCTTGACGACCTCCTAACTGTCAATGCAGGGCTTATAGCAAGCGCCAAAGAAGATGCAGATAATGCACTCCTTACCGCTGAAGGTGATGACAAAGAGGTTTTCGGCTCAGTTAGTGATTGGTTGTACAACAAAGGACAAGTTATCATTGAATTGCATAATGAAATGGATGATGCATTAAGTGGTGGTTCTCTTAAAGTTCTCGTACAAGTCTCGGATGCAATTACTGACGCTATTGCAGTGAAAAAAACCGAATGGGCTGCATTAATCGAAACTGTATCAAATGGTGAACTCAAAACAGATTTGAATGGTAAAGTTATTACCAACTTTGGTAACGCTGATCTGGTAGATGTGGCACTTAAAGGCGTGATTTGCCAAAGTCAGTGA